The Oryzias melastigma strain HK-1 linkage group LG6, ASM292280v2, whole genome shotgun sequence genome includes a window with the following:
- the cpt1ab gene encoding carnitine O-palmitoyltransferase 1, liver isoform isoform X1 encodes MAEAHQAVAFQFTVTPDGIDLQLSHEALRQVYLSGLHSWKKRFVRFKNGVMTGVYPGSPGGFMVVVVSYMSYNKFKQLDPSLGLMARLGHYVPISKYMSTDSQKIVGGVLVGTGVWVTIIMIMRNVLKSLLSWHGWMQARHGTMSWSTKLWLLLVKIFSGRKPMLYSFQNSLPRLPVPQVKDTCRRYLESVRPLMDDEQFDRMKGLAEDFEKNLGPRLQWYLKLKSWWASNYVSDWWEEYIYLRGRGPIMVNSNYYAMDFLYVFPTSIQAARAGNAIHAIMLYRRRLDRAQIKPIYLLANKVPLCSAQWERMFNTTRVPGVETDTLQHMNESKHIVVYHKGRYFKVWMFYDGRLLLPREIEQQMERILADESEPLPGEEKLAALTAGERTPWATCRETYFSRGKNKQSLEAVEKAAFVVTLDDTEQRYDLDNKVKSLDSYAKSLLHGKCHDRWFDKSFNLIIFKNGTMGLNAEHSWADAPIVGHLWEHVLSMDPVKLGYADDGHCRGKPHPTLPGPQRLQWDISTECQDVIERSLTVARALADDVDCHIIPFEEFGKGLIKKCRTSPDAFIQIALQLAHFRDKGKFCLTYEASMTRLFREGRTETVRSCTVETCDFVRSMTRDETREERLRLLKVAAEKHQNLYRLAMTGHGIDRHLFCLYVVSKYLGEDSSFLKEVLSEPWRLSTSQTPLQQVELFDLVRHPEYVSAGGGFGPVADDGYGVSYIIVGEELINFHISSKRSSPETDSHRFGSNIRQAMLDILALFNLDAKASK; translated from the exons ATGGCAGAAGCCCACCAGGCGGTGGCCTTTCAGTTCACCGTCACCCCCGATGGCATCGACCTCCAGCTGTCCCATGAGGCTTTGCGGCAGGTCTACCTGTCCGGCCTGCATTCCTGGAAGAAGAGGTTCGTCCGCTTTAAG AATGGCGTGATGACCGGCGTGTATCCCGGCAGCCCAGGTGGGTTCATGGTGGTGGTGGTCTCCTACATGTCCTACAACAAGTTCAAGCAGCTGGATCCTTCTCTGGGGCTGATGGCCCGGCTGGGACATTACGTCCCCATCAG CAAATACATGTCGACAGACAGCCAGAAGATAGTGGGGGGTGTTCTGGTCGGCACAGGCGTGTGGGTCACCATCATCATGATCATGAGGAACGTGTTGAAGTCTCTGCTGTCGTGGCATGGTTGGATGCAGGCCCGCCATGGTACCATGTCCTGGTCTACAAAGCTGTGGCTG CTGCTTGTGAAGATCTTCTCTGGCAGGAAGCCGATGCTCTACAGTTTCCAGAACTCTCTGCCACGCCTGCCTGTCCCCCAAGTCAAGGATACCTGCAGGAGG TACCTGGAGTCAGTGCGGCCGCTGATGGATGACGAGCAGTTTGACAGGATGAAAGGTTTGGCTGAAGACTTTGAGAAGAATCTGGGCCCACGGCTGCAGTGGTACCTCAAACTGAAGTCCTGGTGGGCGTCAAACTAT GTGAGTGACTGGTGGGAGGAGTATATTTACTTGAGAGGTCGAGGACCCATCATGGTCAACAGCAATTACTACGCCATG GATTTCCTGTACGTGTTCCCGACCTCCATCCAGGCGGCGCGGGCGGGGAACGCCATTCACGCCATCATGCTGTACAGGAGGAGGCTTGACAGAGCGCAGATCAAACCT ATTTACTTGCTGGCGAACAAGGTTCCTCTGTGCTCCGCTCAGTGGGAGCGAATGTTTAACACCACCCGCGTCCCTGGCGTGGAGACAG ACACCCTGCAGCATATGAACGAGAGCAAACACATCGTGGTCTACCACAAGGGGCGCTACTTCAAGGTGTGGATGTTCTACGACGGGCGGCTGCTGCTGCCGCGGGAGATCGAGCAGCAGATGGAGAGGATCCTGGCAGACGAGTCCGAGCCGCTGCCGGGGGAGGAGAAGCTGGCGGCGCTGACCGCGGGGGAGAG GACGCCCTGGGCCACGTGTCGTGAAACCTACTTCAGCCGTGGGAAAAACAAGCAGTCCCTGGAGGCCGTGGAGAAGGCGGCCTTTGTCGTGACCCTGGACGACACCGAGCAGCGCTACGACCTGGACAACAAAGTCAAGTCTCTGGACAGCTACGCCAAGTCGCTGCTGCACGGGAAGTGCCATGACAG GTGGTTCGATAAGTCCTTCAACCTCATCATCTTCAAGAACGGCACCATGGGGCTGAACGCGGAGCACTCGTGGGCCGACGCCCCCATCGTCGGTCACCTGTGGGAG CACGTTCTGTCCATGGACCCGGTCAAGCTGGGGTACGCCGATGACGGCCACTGCAGAGGGAAGCCCCACCCCACCCTGCCCGGCCCCCAGAGGCTGCAGTGGGACATCTCCACCGAG TGCCAGGACGTCATCGAGCGCTCGCTGACCGTGGCGCGGGCTCTGGCGGACGACGTGGACTGTCACATCATCCCCTTTGAGGAATTTGGGAAGGGGCTGATCAAGAAGTGCCGCACCAGCCCGGACGCCTTCATCCAGATCGCCCTGCAGCTGGCCCATTTTCGA GACAAAGGGAAGTTCTGCCTGACCTACGAGGCCTCCATGACCCGCCTGTTCCGGGAGGGCCGAACGGAAACCGTGCGCTCCTGCACGGTGGAGACCTGCGACTTCGTCCGCTCCATGACCCGCGATGAGACG AGGGAGGAGCGCCTCCGCCTGCTCAAAGTGGCTGCAGAGAAACACCAGAACTTGTACCGCTTGGCCATGACGGGACACGGCATCGACCGCCATCTCTTCTGTCTCTACGTGGTTTCCAAGTACCTGGGAGAAGACTCCTCCTTCCTGAAGGAG GTGCTGTCCGAGCCGTGGAGGCTCTCCACCAGTCAGACGCCGCTGCAGCAGGTGGAGCTGTTCGATCTGGTCAGACACCCTGAATACGTGTCTGCGGGCGGAGGCTTCGGTCCA GTCGCTGACGACGGTTACGGCGTCTCCTACATCATCGTGGGGGAGGAGCTCATCAACTTCCACATCTCCAGCAAACGCTCGAGTCCAGAGACG GACTCTCACCGTTTCGGCTCCAACATCCGGCAGGCCATGCTGGACATCCTGGCCCTCTTCAACCTGGACGCCAAAGCCAGCAAGTGA
- the cpt1ab gene encoding carnitine O-palmitoyltransferase 1, liver isoform isoform X2 — MAEAHQAVAFQFTVTPDGIDLQLSHEALRQVYLSGLHSWKKRFVRFKNGVMTGVYPGSPGGFMVVVVSYMSYNKFKQLDPSLGLMARLGHYVPISKYMSTDSQKIVGGVLVGTGVWVTIIMIMRNVLKSLLSWHGWMQARHGTMSWSTKLWLLLVKIFSGRKPMLYSFQNSLPRLPVPQVKDTCRRYLESVRPLMDDEQFDRMKGLAEDFEKNLGPRLQWYLKLKSWWASNYVSDWWEEYIYLRGRGPIMVNSNYYAMDFLYVFPTSIQAARAGNAIHAIMLYRRRLDRAQIKPLMLLHTIPMCSAQYERVFNTTRVPGVETDTLQHMNESKHIVVYHKGRYFKVWMFYDGRLLLPREIEQQMERILADESEPLPGEEKLAALTAGERTPWATCRETYFSRGKNKQSLEAVEKAAFVVTLDDTEQRYDLDNKVKSLDSYAKSLLHGKCHDRWFDKSFNLIIFKNGTMGLNAEHSWADAPIVGHLWEHVLSMDPVKLGYADDGHCRGKPHPTLPGPQRLQWDISTECQDVIERSLTVARALADDVDCHIIPFEEFGKGLIKKCRTSPDAFIQIALQLAHFRDKGKFCLTYEASMTRLFREGRTETVRSCTVETCDFVRSMTRDETREERLRLLKVAAEKHQNLYRLAMTGHGIDRHLFCLYVVSKYLGEDSSFLKEVLSEPWRLSTSQTPLQQVELFDLVRHPEYVSAGGGFGPVADDGYGVSYIIVGEELINFHISSKRSSPETDSHRFGSNIRQAMLDILALFNLDAKASK, encoded by the exons ATGGCAGAAGCCCACCAGGCGGTGGCCTTTCAGTTCACCGTCACCCCCGATGGCATCGACCTCCAGCTGTCCCATGAGGCTTTGCGGCAGGTCTACCTGTCCGGCCTGCATTCCTGGAAGAAGAGGTTCGTCCGCTTTAAG AATGGCGTGATGACCGGCGTGTATCCCGGCAGCCCAGGTGGGTTCATGGTGGTGGTGGTCTCCTACATGTCCTACAACAAGTTCAAGCAGCTGGATCCTTCTCTGGGGCTGATGGCCCGGCTGGGACATTACGTCCCCATCAG CAAATACATGTCGACAGACAGCCAGAAGATAGTGGGGGGTGTTCTGGTCGGCACAGGCGTGTGGGTCACCATCATCATGATCATGAGGAACGTGTTGAAGTCTCTGCTGTCGTGGCATGGTTGGATGCAGGCCCGCCATGGTACCATGTCCTGGTCTACAAAGCTGTGGCTG CTGCTTGTGAAGATCTTCTCTGGCAGGAAGCCGATGCTCTACAGTTTCCAGAACTCTCTGCCACGCCTGCCTGTCCCCCAAGTCAAGGATACCTGCAGGAGG TACCTGGAGTCAGTGCGGCCGCTGATGGATGACGAGCAGTTTGACAGGATGAAAGGTTTGGCTGAAGACTTTGAGAAGAATCTGGGCCCACGGCTGCAGTGGTACCTCAAACTGAAGTCCTGGTGGGCGTCAAACTAT GTGAGTGACTGGTGGGAGGAGTATATTTACTTGAGAGGTCGAGGACCCATCATGGTCAACAGCAATTACTACGCCATG GATTTCCTGTACGTGTTCCCGACCTCCATCCAGGCGGCGCGGGCGGGGAACGCCATTCACGCCATCATGCTGTACAGGAGGAGGCTTGACAGAGCGCAGATCAAACCT CTCATGCTGCTGCACACTATTCCCATGTGCTCAGCCCAGTACGAGCGCGTGTTCAACACCACGCGTGTTCCAGGTGTAGAAACAG ACACCCTGCAGCATATGAACGAGAGCAAACACATCGTGGTCTACCACAAGGGGCGCTACTTCAAGGTGTGGATGTTCTACGACGGGCGGCTGCTGCTGCCGCGGGAGATCGAGCAGCAGATGGAGAGGATCCTGGCAGACGAGTCCGAGCCGCTGCCGGGGGAGGAGAAGCTGGCGGCGCTGACCGCGGGGGAGAG GACGCCCTGGGCCACGTGTCGTGAAACCTACTTCAGCCGTGGGAAAAACAAGCAGTCCCTGGAGGCCGTGGAGAAGGCGGCCTTTGTCGTGACCCTGGACGACACCGAGCAGCGCTACGACCTGGACAACAAAGTCAAGTCTCTGGACAGCTACGCCAAGTCGCTGCTGCACGGGAAGTGCCATGACAG GTGGTTCGATAAGTCCTTCAACCTCATCATCTTCAAGAACGGCACCATGGGGCTGAACGCGGAGCACTCGTGGGCCGACGCCCCCATCGTCGGTCACCTGTGGGAG CACGTTCTGTCCATGGACCCGGTCAAGCTGGGGTACGCCGATGACGGCCACTGCAGAGGGAAGCCCCACCCCACCCTGCCCGGCCCCCAGAGGCTGCAGTGGGACATCTCCACCGAG TGCCAGGACGTCATCGAGCGCTCGCTGACCGTGGCGCGGGCTCTGGCGGACGACGTGGACTGTCACATCATCCCCTTTGAGGAATTTGGGAAGGGGCTGATCAAGAAGTGCCGCACCAGCCCGGACGCCTTCATCCAGATCGCCCTGCAGCTGGCCCATTTTCGA GACAAAGGGAAGTTCTGCCTGACCTACGAGGCCTCCATGACCCGCCTGTTCCGGGAGGGCCGAACGGAAACCGTGCGCTCCTGCACGGTGGAGACCTGCGACTTCGTCCGCTCCATGACCCGCGATGAGACG AGGGAGGAGCGCCTCCGCCTGCTCAAAGTGGCTGCAGAGAAACACCAGAACTTGTACCGCTTGGCCATGACGGGACACGGCATCGACCGCCATCTCTTCTGTCTCTACGTGGTTTCCAAGTACCTGGGAGAAGACTCCTCCTTCCTGAAGGAG GTGCTGTCCGAGCCGTGGAGGCTCTCCACCAGTCAGACGCCGCTGCAGCAGGTGGAGCTGTTCGATCTGGTCAGACACCCTGAATACGTGTCTGCGGGCGGAGGCTTCGGTCCA GTCGCTGACGACGGTTACGGCGTCTCCTACATCATCGTGGGGGAGGAGCTCATCAACTTCCACATCTCCAGCAAACGCTCGAGTCCAGAGACG GACTCTCACCGTTTCGGCTCCAACATCCGGCAGGCCATGCTGGACATCCTGGCCCTCTTCAACCTGGACGCCAAAGCCAGCAAGTGA